The genomic region TATGCCTGGGCAATATCTGCCGCTCGCCCCTTGCAGAAGGCCTGTTCAACCATCACCTGACACGGTCGGGAACGGAGTGGACCGCCACTGCCGATTCTGCAGGGACATCCGGCTGGCATGATGGCGAACCGCCCCATGAAGGCAGCATGAAGGCGGCAAACAAGCTTGGCGTTTCACTGGCCGGCCAGGTCTCCCGCCAGCTAACCCGGGCCGACTTTGCCGAATTCGACGTCATTCTTGGCATGGACCGCAGCAATGTGGAAAACCTTCGGCGGCTTGAAGCTGAAAACCCCGATGCGAAGGCGCAAATCGGGCTCTTTCTCGACTATGCCGGCCTCGGCATGAAAGATGTTCCCGATCCCTGGGGTCATGGAGAGGCCGCCTATGATGCCGTGGCACAGATGATCGGCCGTGCAACACCGGCCATCGCCGAACGGCTGCTGCGCTGACTAAAGATTTTCCCGGCTTTTTGGAACCCTTCGGGGTGGTTCGCCGTTATACCCATTGCCCATTCGCGCTGAACGAAAGCATGGAGGCCGCTTATGACCCGCCAGAGTATGAAAACCGAAATCGAGGAGATCGCCTCCAACCGGAAGCTGAACACACAAGAGCAGATCGCCGAACTGGAACGTTTGCGCGAAGACGTCCGCGCCCAGATGCGTGCCGAAACCGAAGGTGGCGCGGCCTCCGACAGGGATTTCGGGGAAGAACTGAAATTGCTCGACGAGGCGCTGGAAGCCCTCAATACCAAGCCGGAATCCATCGAGGACAGCGGCGCGGCCACCCTGTAGCTTTCCCCTTGCCCGATCAGCTATTGGCCTGAACCGGCTACTTTCCTGAACTGGTGAGCAGTGGCCGGATGGTTTTTTCAACCGCCTCCTGTGTCAGCGGCCCCACATGCTTGGCGAGAATCGCGCCGTCCGCACCGACGATGAAGCTTTCGGGGATGCCGTAGACCCCCCACTCAATGGCACCGCGGCCTTTCGGGTCAACACCGACCGCATCATACGGATTTCCAAGCTGGCCAAGAAACCGCAGGGCGTTTTGCGTGCGGTCCTTGTAGTTGATGCCGTAGATTGAAAACGCATCCTCCTTGCCCAGTTCCACCAGCACCGGGTGTTCCTGACGGCACGGGCCGCACCACGACGCCCATACATTGACGATTGCCAGCTTTCCGGCCGGTATGTTCCTTAGCAATTCCGGCGTCAGCGGCGGCACCGGCGCGCCTGCCTGCTTCAGTCCTTCCAGCGGAGCAAAAACAACCTCCGGCGCCGGTTTTCCGATCAGTGCGGAAGGAATATCGCTGCTTGCACCGCCATCGGCGAGTTGCTTGTAGAAAATCAATGCCAGCGCCAGGAAGACGATCAGCGGCAGAAGGGCAATCAGCATGCCCCGTCCCGAACCCTGGCCCGGGCGCGCGGCCGGCGTGCCTTTCTCGGATGCCGATTCTGCCGCCTTTCGCGAGGAATTTGCGTTCATTGGCTGGCCCTTTTGCGGGAGCGGGATGTCTCACCATCTTCCATGCGTTCGACTTCCCGTCTGCGCTGGCGGTAGGTAACGGCAATCCACACAACCAGTGCCGCGATCACCAGTGCGGTGATCGCATAGGACGGGATGATGAAGACAGCGTGCTTGCCGAACATGGATTGCCTACTTTCCCGCCTGTTTGAGCTTCATGACGCGGATGCGGCGGGCGAGAATCTCGTTGCGCATGTTCATCAGGTGCAGGGTAAAAAACAGCAGCGTGAAGGCGGCAGCCATGGTCAGCAGCGGATAAAGGAAAACCGCGTCCATCGCCGGGCGGCCGAAGCGCGAAACGGATGCCGGCTGGTGCAGCGTGTTCCACCAGTCGACGGAAAACTTGATAATCGGAATGTTGACGAACCCGACCAGCGTGACGATGGCAAGCGGTCTTGCCGCCTGCACCGGATCCTCGATGGCCCGCGACAGCGCCATGATGCCAAGATAGATCAGGAAGAGGATCAGAACGCTGGTCAGCCGCGCATCCCACACCCACCACGTGCCCCACATCGGCTTGCCCCAAAGTGAACCCGTCACCAGCGCCAGCAGGGTAAAGGCGGCGCCGATGGGCGCAGCCGCCCTGAGCGAAACGTCGGCCAGCGGATGGCGCCATACCAGGGTGCCAAGCGCTGAAATGCTCATCACCGAATAACACATCATGGCAAGCCAGGCGGACGGCACATGAATGAACATGATCTGCACCGTCGCGCCCTGCTGATAGTCTTGCGGGGCGGAAAAACCGAGATACAGACCGGTAGCGGCGGCAAGAAAGGCAAGCGCGGCAAGCCACGGGATCAGCCGCCCGGCCAGCGCCAAGAACCGCGTCGGATTGGCAAGCCGCGTCCACCAGGAGGCGGAGGCCTGGGCAATGCTCTGTGTGTTCGGGGTGCTGCTCATGGGCCTTTCATATAGTGGGTCATCGCCACGCGGTCACTCCGCAGAATGCCGCAGCATGAATGAGGCGGCAAGAGGGCCGAGAACTCCGGAAAACAGCGTCAACGCCAACAAGATCAGGAACGGCGCGGTAAACGGATCGGGGTCATAGAGCGCTCCATTGGTGGCCGTGATGCCGAAAATCAGCACCGGAATGACAAGCGGCAGGGTCAGGATAGCAATCAGCAGTCCACCGCGCGGCAGGGCCGAGGCAACGGCCGCAGATGCCGCACCAATGAAGGTAATGGCCGGCGTGCCGGCTGCAAGCGTTGCCATTACGGCGGCAATGCCCAGGGGCGAAACGTTTAGCATGACCCCGAACAAAGGCGTTGCGAGGATCAGCGGCAGGCCGCTGACGATCCAGTGGGCAAGACATTTGACAAGGACTGTCACCATCAGCGGATGAGGCTGCATGACGAGAATGTCGAGCGAGCCGTCCTCGCGCTCCATGGCAAACAGGCGGTCGAGCCCAAGCAGGCTTGCTAGCAGCGCGCCGATCCATAAGATTGCCGGGCCGATGCGGCCCAGCTGGTTGAGGTCAGGGCCGATGGCGAAGGGAAAAACGGTGACCACCGCCAGAAAAAACAGGACACCCATCAGTGCCCCGCCGCCGGCGCGAAGCGCGCCACGAACCTCACGGACAAGCAGCGCGGTCATCCCATATTCTCCGCCGTGAAGAAGGCATCGCCGTCAACGAAGCTGTTGAGCAAATCCACCTCAAGGGTTTTGGCATGGGAAAGCCCCAGCGGCAGGTGGGTGGCGGCGATGAGAATGCCGCCATCGCCGCAATGGGTACGGCAGAGTTCGGAAAACAGTTCGCTGGAACGGCTGTCGAGCCCAGAGGTCGGTTCGTCGGCGATCCATACGGGCTTTTTCGAAACCAGCAGGCGGCAGATCGCCACCCGGCGCTTCATCCCGGTCGAAAGATAGGAAAACGGAAGGTCGGCCACATGGGGAAGTTCAACCGCCAGCAGGGCTTCACCGATGGTCATTCCATCGTCCCCGGAGCCTGAAAACTCCTTCCAGAAAGAAAGGTTTTCATGCACGCTGAGCGCCGGTTTCATGGCATTCCTGGGGCCAAGATAGTGCATGTGTTCGCGAAAGATCAGCGGCTCGTCTTCTCCCTCGCCGGCACCTTCCAGCAGAAGCCGCCCGCCCGCCAGCGGCAACAGGCCGCAAAGCGCCCTGAGCAGGGTGGACTTTCCCGCGCCGTTTAAACCGGTAACCGTCAGCATCTCCCCCTTGCCAAGGGAGAAACTGACGTCCTGAACGATCCGCCGCAAGCCGCGATTGACCGAAATGGTGTCTGCCTCAAACCGCATCCGGCTTGTTTAGACCGTTTCCCATGACGATTGAAACACTTCTGTGCCGTTCCGCCTAAAACCAACCGCCTATTTGCACTTGAGGCAAAACCGCCTATAAGGCCCGCGACGGGCCAGCGGCCGGCCTGTTTTAGAAACCCTTTTCCTGCCGGTATCGCTCCCCGAAGGGCGCGGTTGTCTTGCAGGCTGATGCGCGGAAATGGTCGTACCCGCTGGAGCGTGCCGCACGCCTCGTGCTTTTCTGGCCCTCTCCAAAGGCGTGTTCCTCATTGGGCAGCATGCGCTGCCCGAACGCCAAGCGTAAGCCTGCATCGACGGTCATGCACTGGCAAGACACATGCAGACGGAACACGCATATGACGACTTCCCTCGACTCCTTCAAATGCCGCAAAACCATGACCGTGGGCGGCAAGAAGTACGACTATTATTCCCTGAAAGCTGCTGAAAAGAACGGGCTGAAGGGCATTTCCAAACTCCCCAATTCACTGAAGATCCTGCTGGAAAACGTACTGCGCCATGAAGACGGTTCGGCCATCAAGGCAGCCGACATCAAGGCGTTTTCAGCCTGGCTCCGCGACAAGGGCAAAAAGGGCAAGGAGATTGCCTTCAATCCGGCACGCGTGCTGATGCAGGACTTTACCGGCGTTCCCGCCGTTGTCGATTTGGCCGCCATGCGCGATGCCACCGTTTCCCTGGGCGGCAATCCGCAGAAGATCAATCCTCTGGTCCCCGTCGATCTTGTGATCGACCATTCGGTGATCGTCGACGAATTCGGTACTCCGCGAGCCTTCAAGCACAATGTGGAGCTTGAATACCAGCGCAATGGCGAGCGTTACCGCTTCCTGAAATGGGGCCAGCAGGCGTTCAAGAATTTCCGCGTCGTACCGCCGGGAACCGGCATCTGTCACCAGGTCAACGTTGAATATCTTGCCCAGACGGTCTGGTCCAGGAAGGAAAAGGTCAAAAAAGGCGGGAAAACGCAAACCGTTGAACTTGCCTATCCCGATACGGTGGTCGGCACCGATTCGCACACCACCATGGTCAACGGCCTTGGCGTGCTTGGCTGGGGCGTGGGCGGCATCGAGGCCGAGGCTGCCATGCTTGGCCAGCCGCAATCCATGCTGCTGCCCGAAGTCATCGGCTTTCGCCTGACCGGCAAGCCGCGGGACGGCATTACCGCCACCGACATCGTGCTGACGGTTACCCAGATGCTGCGCAAGAAGGGCGTTGTCGGCAAGTTCGTCGAATTCTTCGGCCCCGGCCTTGACCACATGTCGCTTGCCGATTGCGCCACCATCGCCAACATGGCACCGGAATACGGCGCCACCTGCGGCTTCTTCCCGGTCGACAAGGAAACCCTGCGCTATCTGACCATGACCGGCCGCAAGCCGGCCCGCGTCGCACTGGTTGAAAAATACTGCAAATCGCAGGGCCTGTTCCGCACCACCCGCTCCGAAGAACCGGTCTTTACCGACACGATTGAGCTCGACCTGGACGAGGTTGTGCCCTCCCTCGCCGGCCCCAAGCGCCCCGAGCACCGCGTGGCGCTTGAAAATGTCTCGGAGAACTTTTCCGATGGGCTGGCAACCGAATACAAGAAGACGGTCGATGCCGACCGCCGCTACAAGGTTGAGGGCGAAAACTACGACCTTGGCCATGGCGATGTCGCCATCGCTGCCATTACCTCCTGCACCAACACGTCCAACCCCTCGGTGTTGATTGCCGCCGGCCTGGTGGCGCGAAATGCCGTCAAGCTCGGCCTGAAAACCAAGCCCTGGGTCAAGACCTCCCTGGCGCCGGGCTCCCAGGTAGTTGCCGACTATCTGAAAAATTCCGGACTGCAGAAGGACCTCAACAAGCTTGGCTTCAACATTGTCGGCTTCGGTTGCACCACCTGTATCGGCAATTCCGGCCCGCTGCCGCCGGCGATCTCCAAGACCATCAACGACAAGGGGCTGATCGCCGCCTCGGTGCTTTCAGGCAATCGCAACTTCGAGGGAAGGATATCACCGGACGTGCAGGCAAACTATCTGGCCTCCCCGCCACTGGTGGTCATCCATGCACTTGCCGGCACGGTAACCCGCGATCTGACGCGCGAACCGATCGGCGAGGACAAAAAGGGCAATCCGGTCTACCTGAAAGACATCTGGCCGTCCTCAAAGGAAGTCCAGGGCTTCATCGACAAATACGTCACCAAGAAGCTGTTCAAGGAAAAATACGCCGACGTCTTCAAGGGCGATGCCAACTGGCGCAAGGTCAAGGTGCCTGCCGGCGAGACCTATGCCTGGGACGCAAAATCCACCTATGTGCAGAACCCGCCCTATTTCGAGGGCATGACCATGCAGACCGACGGCATCTCCGATATTGAGGGCGCCCGCATTCTGGGTCTGTTCGGCGACAAGATCACCACCGACCACATTTCTCCGGCCGGTTCGATCAAGGCTGCTTCACCCGCCGGAAAGTATCTTACCGACAACGGCGTGAAGGTGGTCGACTTCAACCAGTATGGCACGCGCCGCGGAAATCATGAGGTGATGATGCGCGGCACCTTTGCCAACATCCGCATCCGCAACCACATGCTGGGACCGAACGGACAGGAAGGCGGCTATACGATCCACTATCCCTCGAAAAAGGAGATGTCGATCTTCGACGCTGCCATGCAATACAAGAAGGAAGGCGTTCCGCTGGTTGTTTTTGCCGGTGGCGAATACGGCAACGGTTCCTCACGCGACTGGGCGGCAAAGGGCACGAACCTGCTCGGCGTGCGGGCGGTCATCGCGCCGTCTTTCGAACGCATCCACC from Salaquimonas pukyongi harbors:
- a CDS encoding low molecular weight protein-tyrosine-phosphatase, whose amino-acid sequence is MKRILFVCLGNICRSPLAEGLFNHHLTRSGTEWTATADSAGTSGWHDGEPPHEGSMKAANKLGVSLAGQVSRQLTRADFAEFDVILGMDRSNVENLRRLEAENPDAKAQIGLFLDYAGLGMKDVPDPWGHGEAAYDAVAQMIGRATPAIAERLLR
- a CDS encoding DsbE family thiol:disulfide interchange protein; this translates as MLIALLPLIVFLALALIFYKQLADGGASSDIPSALIGKPAPEVVFAPLEGLKQAGAPVPPLTPELLRNIPAGKLAIVNVWASWCGPCRQEHPVLVELGKEDAFSIYGINYKDRTQNALRFLGQLGNPYDAVGVDPKGRGAIEWGVYGIPESFIVGADGAILAKHVGPLTQEAVEKTIRPLLTSSGK
- the ccmD gene encoding heme exporter protein CcmD — encoded protein: MFGKHAVFIIPSYAITALVIAALVVWIAVTYRQRRREVERMEDGETSRSRKRASQ
- a CDS encoding heme ABC transporter permease translates to MSSTPNTQSIAQASASWWTRLANPTRFLALAGRLIPWLAALAFLAAATGLYLGFSAPQDYQQGATVQIMFIHVPSAWLAMMCYSVMSISALGTLVWRHPLADVSLRAAAPIGAAFTLLALVTGSLWGKPMWGTWWVWDARLTSVLILFLIYLGIMALSRAIEDPVQAARPLAIVTLVGFVNIPIIKFSVDWWNTLHQPASVSRFGRPAMDAVFLYPLLTMAAAFTLLFFTLHLMNMRNEILARRIRVMKLKQAGK
- the ccmB gene encoding heme exporter protein CcmB; the encoded protein is MTALLVREVRGALRAGGGALMGVLFFLAVVTVFPFAIGPDLNQLGRIGPAILWIGALLASLLGLDRLFAMEREDGSLDILVMQPHPLMVTVLVKCLAHWIVSGLPLILATPLFGVMLNVSPLGIAAVMATLAAGTPAITFIGAASAAVASALPRGGLLIAILTLPLVIPVLIFGITATNGALYDPDPFTAPFLILLALTLFSGVLGPLAASFMLRHSAE
- the acnA gene encoding aconitate hydratase AcnA; its protein translation is MTTSLDSFKCRKTMTVGGKKYDYYSLKAAEKNGLKGISKLPNSLKILLENVLRHEDGSAIKAADIKAFSAWLRDKGKKGKEIAFNPARVLMQDFTGVPAVVDLAAMRDATVSLGGNPQKINPLVPVDLVIDHSVIVDEFGTPRAFKHNVELEYQRNGERYRFLKWGQQAFKNFRVVPPGTGICHQVNVEYLAQTVWSRKEKVKKGGKTQTVELAYPDTVVGTDSHTTMVNGLGVLGWGVGGIEAEAAMLGQPQSMLLPEVIGFRLTGKPRDGITATDIVLTVTQMLRKKGVVGKFVEFFGPGLDHMSLADCATIANMAPEYGATCGFFPVDKETLRYLTMTGRKPARVALVEKYCKSQGLFRTTRSEEPVFTDTIELDLDEVVPSLAGPKRPEHRVALENVSENFSDGLATEYKKTVDADRRYKVEGENYDLGHGDVAIAAITSCTNTSNPSVLIAAGLVARNAVKLGLKTKPWVKTSLAPGSQVVADYLKNSGLQKDLNKLGFNIVGFGCTTCIGNSGPLPPAISKTINDKGLIAASVLSGNRNFEGRISPDVQANYLASPPLVVIHALAGTVTRDLTREPIGEDKKGNPVYLKDIWPSSKEVQGFIDKYVTKKLFKEKYADVFKGDANWRKVKVPAGETYAWDAKSTYVQNPPYFEGMTMQTDGISDIEGARILGLFGDKITTDHISPAGSIKAASPAGKYLTDNGVKVVDFNQYGTRRGNHEVMMRGTFANIRIRNHMLGPNGQEGGYTIHYPSKKEMSIFDAAMQYKKEGVPLVVFAGGEYGNGSSRDWAAKGTNLLGVRAVIAPSFERIHRSNLVGMGVVPFVLDEGTTWQSLGLNGDETVTIEGIENVKPRQRLEAVITFADGKVKKVPVTCRIDTAEEIGYVNHGGILHYVLRNLNKAA